The nucleotide sequence CGCTCGGTGTCGAACTCCTCTTTGCTCAGCCGGGCCACCTTGCCGGCCTTGACCACATCCAGGCGCGCGGTGGGATTCCCCGCCGGATCGAGCACCCCCAGCCCTTTGAGGATGATGGTCCGATAGCCCATCCATTCGGCATCCTCTTCCGGCAGGCGCACCGCCAAAAATCCCCAGGGGGTCATCACCCGATGGTTGCCTTCCGCCATGTGGCAGGTCTGGCAGCGGGGGGCGCGATCCTTGTTTTCGGGATTGATGATGCGGTTCATCAGATAGGTGACGCCGTGCTTGGAGCTCGACCACATTTCCCACTGGGGATGGTCGAAGCCCATGTGGCAGGTCTGGCAAGCCTCGGGTTCGGCGGCCTCGGCCTTGGAGAAGGCGTGACGGGTATGGCAGTTCTGGCAATCCATGCCGTACTTGTAATATTGGCGGTTCTCGCTCTTGCGCGCCTCGGCGTCGGCCAACCCCAGGGTATGACAGCCGCCGCAACCCTTCTGCCCGGCCATGAAGGCCTTCGGTTGCTGATGGGAGCGGGGCATGGCATCGAGGGCGACCTGCCCCAAGGCGTGCTTGCCGTCCAGATACTGGGCAGCCTGTTCAGGATGACACTGGCGGCAGGTGGCGATGGTCGGCAGCTGCGCCTTGTCCGCATCCGCCGCGCTGGTGTGCTCGCTACCGTGGCAGATGTCGCAGGTGAGGGTTTCGGCCATCTTGCCCCGGTTAAAATCCTTGACCATGACCGGTGAAATCTTCGCGTGGCAGTTCTCGCACTCGGAGGGAACAGCCGAAGCCGGTGCCGGCGCCAGCAACAGACAGAACAGCACGCCACTCAAAACCACGTTTAACCATTGAAATATCCGCATCTCTCTCCTCCTTGACCCAAGTGAACGTCGCCAGCAGGCGCCATGCCGGGTGGCGACTCTTGAAGTATTAATCGAAGCCAACGAAAGTCAATAGATGAGGATGGAGGATGGGGGGGCGGACCTTCAATTTTCGGCGTATGGCTTGCGGGGGCTGACGCCGTCCTCGACGCACATCTCGAGGAAGACCTTGAGGGGGCAGAAACCTTTTCTTTTGAGGATTTCGGCCATTTTCGCCGAAATGAAACAGCCGGACAGTTCCTCGTCTCAGTTCGAGGCCGACGTGGCGGTCAGTTTAACCCCGAGAGCCTTGCAAACGCGCTGAATGGTATCGAAGCGCGGGTGGCTGTTGGGGCGCAGCGCCTTATACAGGGCTTCACGCTTGATGCCGCTGGCCCTGGCGATTTCCGACATACCCCGCGCCTTGGCGATATGTCCCAGCGCCGCCGCCAGTTCACCGGCATCGCCGTCTTCCAGAACCTGTCGCAAATATTCGGCAACATCATCATCGCTTACGAGGTACTGCGCCATATCGAATTCCGGCAACTCGCCGACCTTAACTTTTTTCCCCATGGTCACCTACTCCTTAAGTGTTGCCGCCAGAATCTTGGCTGCCGCGATATCCTCGATCTGACTGTTTTTGTTGCCGCCGCCCAACATGACGATCAAGAACTCTCCCTGCTGAACGTAATACATGCGCCAGCCGGGGCCAAAAAATTCGCGCATCTCAAAGACACCATCGCCGACCGAAGCGACATCTCCCAAAAGCCCCCGTTGCGCCTTTTCAAGACGACGCAACAAGCGAATCCGCGTGGGACGGTCGCGCAGACGGTCAATCCAGTCGTCAAATTCGGGCAAGCGCTTGATGATGTACATGATGAAATCGTAATCGAACGATTACGGATTGTCTAGTCGTTAAACGAGTTCGATTTATACTTCTCGATCTTTGACGGACTTTTCCGCATCCAAAACGTGTCAAAGAAAGACCTGACCCCGACGACTTTCCCCATGCCATCCGGCCAACGCGTAAACCCGCCGGGCCATGCGCTCCAACTGGGAGACCTCCTCAGAACCGCCGCGTTTGAGGTTGAAACGCACCGCCCGCACTCCCGACCGGTCCAATTCAAGAATGCGCTCGTCGCTCACCGTCGCCGGCAGCTGGGTCACCCCGACGAAGGTCGGCCCCAGTTCCCGGAGAGCGGCACAGAGATAGTCCTGATCGAAACCCTGAAACGATCCCGAAACAACGGCGCCGCCCGCCAAGGGATAGCCGGCGAGCCGGTCGAGGTAATCCCGGCAGGTAAAGGGCTCGGGGAGATAGCCCTGATTGGGGATCAGCGGAAAACGTGGGTCGATGATATGCAGATGGGCGTCGAAGATCTTGCTTTTGATTTCCACGGCTTGCACTCCCCTGTCCGGCATGACAGGCGGTTGGCGCGCTCCTGCCGTCACCCTGGATTATGTCGCGTTCATTCAGGCCGCCTGGGTAAGTTTTTCGACGTTCAAAGGCTTCCCCGTCTGTTCGACCTGCCACAGGTCATGAGAGGCTGGTTGACATCGAGGCAAGCCGAAGGTAATACTTCAAACTACCAGGTAGCCCTTTTTTCGAGGTGCGTATGACGACGCAAGTGAAACCCATGGCCATCAAACTGTCCGCGAGCGAACGGGAACGTCTCGGAAAACTGGCGGAAGCGAAAAAACGAACCGCCCATTGGCTGGCCAAGGAAGCCATCGATCAGTACCTTGAACGGGAGGAAGCGGCGGAGCGCTTCCGCCGCGAAACCCTGGAACGCTGGGAGGAGTTCTGTCAGACGGGCCGGAGCGTTCCCCATGATGCCGTCATGGAATGGCTTGAATCCTGGGGCGGCGAAAATGAGGCCGAGGGGCCGAAATGCGGATAGTCTGGCTGCCGGCGGCGGTTGCCGACCTCCAACGCCTGCGGGAGTTCATCCTCCCTCACAATCGCGAGGCCGCGCAACGGGCGGTCAAGGTCATCAAGGCGGCGGTGGCGATGATCGAAACCAGTCCGCGTATCGGCAAATCAGCGGAAGATCTGCCCGACTACCAGGATCTGCCCATCCCTTTCGGCGCCGCCGGCTATCTGCTGCGCTACCGAATCTATCAGGGCGCGATCTACATCGTTGCGATCCGGCATGGCAAGGAGGTTGGATATAGCGGGGGGAGGGATTAAGGGGTGCGGCAGGGTTAAGGGTGCCTGACTCCGGCAACTTTCCCACTGACAGACCAAGCCGTAGGATGCGGTGAACAAAAGTGAACCCCATCAGCCCGTCAAAAGTCCAAATGCCAAACCCGACCCTGGGGGTTGCGGGTCTGCGGATCAGGGATTAACCAAAGAAGCCTGATATTAAAACACCATAAGCCGCTGTGAGAAAACCGGCTATTTCCATTTTCATACCACCAAGCACTGCACTCTTAAGGGTTGTCTTGACTCCATCAACTTCTCTCTTAAATGATTTTTTTGTCTGATTTAGCTCTTTTTCTACTTCATTAATTCTTTTTGCTAACGAATTCCTGATACGGTTAAACTTTTCTTCAAGTTCAACTGAACGTTTCAGAAGGTAGTCT is from Desulfuromonas acetexigens and encodes:
- a CDS encoding multiheme c-type cytochrome; this encodes MRIFQWLNVVLSGVLFCLLLAPAPASAVPSECENCHAKISPVMVKDFNRGKMAETLTCDICHGSEHTSAADADKAQLPTIATCRQCHPEQAAQYLDGKHALGQVALDAMPRSHQQPKAFMAGQKGCGGCHTLGLADAEARKSENRQYYKYGMDCQNCHTRHAFSKAEAAEPEACQTCHMGFDHPQWEMWSSSKHGVTYLMNRIINPENKDRAPRCQTCHMAEGNHRVMTPWGFLAVRLPEEDAEWMGYRTIILKGLGVLDPAGNPTARLDVVKAGKVARLSKEEFDTERAKFVAVCQQCHSPNFVAENFKNADQMVKETDKLFSEAIAIVASLYEEGLIKQKEGQPYAYPDLLTFYDVDTKIEETLYEMFMDHRMKAFQAGFHMNPDYATWYGFAKMQKDLVEIREMAADMRKKAGK
- a CDS encoding addiction module antidote protein, giving the protein MGKKVKVGELPEFDMAQYLVSDDDVAEYLRQVLEDGDAGELAAALGHIAKARGMSEIARASGIKREALYKALRPNSHPRFDTIQRVCKALGVKLTATSASN
- a CDS encoding type II toxin-antitoxin system RelE/ParE family toxin codes for the protein MYIIKRLPEFDDWIDRLRDRPTRIRLLRRLEKAQRGLLGDVASVGDGVFEMREFFGPGWRMYYVQQGEFLIVMLGGGNKNSQIEDIAAAKILAATLKE
- a CDS encoding CopG family ribbon-helix-helix protein, with protein sequence MAIKLSASERERLGKLAEAKKRTAHWLAKEAIDQYLEREEAAERFRRETLERWEEFCQTGRSVPHDAVMEWLESWGGENEAEGPKCG
- a CDS encoding type II toxin-antitoxin system RelE/ParE family toxin; this encodes MRIVWLPAAVADLQRLREFILPHNREAAQRAVKVIKAAVAMIETSPRIGKSAEDLPDYQDLPIPFGAAGYLLRYRIYQGAIYIVAIRHGKEVGYSGGRD